One Brachybacterium kimchii genomic window carries:
- a CDS encoding ABC transporter transmembrane domain-containing protein: MPATRTRDVPAHAAAPPPVDTWTDPLERKARRGARPSAGSAGEAAVGPGGADGTDATAGPRPASRPAPPRTAWALIRRALRRHLGAVIPGFLLMALWQTCEAIVPIAIGVIVDRAVVPMDRLALLISMLGLLALFAVLSFSYRFGSRCMHFSLLREAHALRVEVARHALLTRGALSGRRPGEVLSLSTADADVAATIFRQLAVGGSAVVGLAGASLYLLWTDMLVGLVVIVGVPLTLLAIAGPSRLISRSSGVQQAAIAEASAAAGDTMGGLRILKAIGGERWASARYHGTSREAARAGVRTADLSGRVTGLGTLAVAIILAGVLLLAGWRVTSGDLSVGQLVSIVGVAAFFSEPVQALTMTVAVFARSHGAAQRLADYLSTGEVEAVGAPAPTSSALEIRRLPLDAANAEAPRTLDLAVPPAGLVVIDAAQPGVATRLADALAGHDGAGHVLLGGADRTRAPRPIAPRMVLSPHAADLFEGTIRSNITLTHDIDEASSAIAPEISPAVLAASATDEVLEAVGTGLDHEVREAGSNLSGGQRQRIALARALHADPDVLVLEDPTSAVDSVTEWTIARGVQALRAERATLVLTASPAFRALADLVVEIPENAEPTLVRSVQR, encoded by the coding sequence ATGCCTGCCACGCGCACACGTGACGTCCCCGCGCACGCCGCCGCTCCGCCGCCCGTCGACACCTGGACGGACCCGCTCGAGCGGAAGGCGCGGCGCGGCGCGAGGCCCTCGGCCGGGTCCGCCGGCGAAGCCGCCGTCGGCCCCGGAGGCGCCGACGGGACCGATGCCACCGCGGGACCTCGGCCCGCATCCCGCCCCGCCCCGCCGCGCACCGCGTGGGCGCTCATCCGCCGTGCCCTGCGCCGGCACCTGGGCGCGGTGATCCCCGGCTTCCTGCTGATGGCGCTGTGGCAGACGTGCGAGGCGATCGTGCCGATCGCGATCGGCGTGATCGTGGACCGTGCGGTGGTGCCGATGGACCGCCTCGCGCTGCTGATCTCGATGCTCGGCCTGCTCGCGCTGTTCGCGGTGCTGTCCTTCTCCTACCGCTTCGGCTCCCGGTGCATGCACTTCTCGCTGCTGCGGGAGGCGCACGCCCTGCGGGTGGAGGTGGCCCGCCACGCCCTGCTCACGCGCGGCGCGCTCAGCGGCAGGCGTCCGGGCGAGGTCCTCTCCCTCTCCACGGCCGACGCGGACGTCGCCGCCACGATCTTCCGCCAGCTCGCCGTCGGCGGATCGGCCGTGGTGGGGCTCGCGGGCGCCTCGCTGTACCTGCTGTGGACGGACATGCTGGTGGGACTCGTGGTGATCGTCGGCGTGCCGCTCACGCTGCTCGCGATCGCGGGCCCCTCGAGGCTCATCTCCCGCAGCAGCGGCGTGCAGCAGGCGGCGATCGCCGAGGCCAGCGCCGCCGCCGGGGACACCATGGGCGGGCTGCGCATCCTCAAGGCCATCGGCGGCGAGCGCTGGGCGTCGGCCCGCTACCACGGCACCTCGCGCGAGGCCGCCCGCGCGGGAGTGCGCACCGCCGACCTCTCCGGGCGCGTCACAGGCCTGGGCACGCTCGCGGTCGCGATCATCCTCGCCGGGGTCCTGCTCCTCGCCGGATGGCGCGTGACCAGCGGCGATCTGAGCGTCGGCCAGCTGGTCTCCATCGTCGGCGTCGCCGCCTTCTTCTCCGAGCCCGTGCAGGCGCTCACCATGACCGTCGCCGTCTTCGCGCGCTCCCACGGCGCGGCCCAGCGCCTCGCCGACTACCTCTCCACCGGTGAGGTCGAGGCCGTCGGCGCCCCCGCACCCACCAGCTCGGCCCTCGAGATCCGCAGGCTCCCGCTCGATGCGGCCAATGCGGAGGCTCCGCGCACCCTCGACCTCGCGGTCCCACCGGCCGGCCTCGTGGTCATCGACGCCGCGCAGCCCGGCGTCGCGACGCGCCTCGCCGACGCCCTGGCCGGGCACGACGGCGCGGGCCATGTCCTGCTGGGCGGAGCGGACCGCACCCGCGCGCCCCGACCCATCGCCCCGCGCATGGTGCTCTCGCCGCACGCGGCCGACCTGTTCGAGGGCACCATCCGCTCCAACATCACCCTCACCCACGACATCGACGAGGCCTCCTCGGCGATCGCACCGGAGATCTCCCCCGCCGTGCTCGCCGCCTCGGCGACCGACGAGGTGCTCGAGGCCGTCGGCACGGGCCTGGACCACGAGGTCCGCGAGGCCGGCAGCAACCTGTCCGGCGGTCAGCGCCAGCGCATCGCCCTCGCCCGCGCCCTCCACGCCGACCCGGACGTGCTCGTGCTCGAGGACCCCACGAGCGCCGTCGACTCGGTGACCGAATGGACTATCGCCCGCGGCGTCCAGGCGCTGCGCGCCGAGCGCGCAACCCTCGTGCTCACCGCCTCCCCCGCCTTCCGCGCCCTCGCCGACCTGGTCGTCGAGATCCCCGAGAACGCAGAGCCGACACTGGTCAGGAGCGTGCAGCGATGA
- a CDS encoding LacI family DNA-binding transcriptional regulator, with product MRRSAPTSQDVARLAGVSQSTVSYVLTGSRPISAATRRRVEEAIEKLGYHPNSGARALRSRRSGVIGLMVPEAFGNDAVLMRFVGAIAREAQRFGYDILLVTAQEGARGIHRVVRTGVCEALILMELGRHDERVAAVIEAGLPFVLIGKPVGFPNGSVVDLDFERLGRMVVDRAADEGCERLLLFGEPGHRRHRNDVSRFLLGIEEQAQGRGLEVVLDAGDLPDVPARARELARGGRRTAVFGLNGVTEVLFATAASGALADPELLPLALTDEDLAAISPLLARIPRIDPRRVEISELAVRELVRLLREDGASPRVTLVEPEWVDPDRAGQERPGQERPGQDGGEHGSTPTG from the coding sequence GTGAGGAGGAGCGCGCCGACGAGCCAGGACGTCGCACGCCTGGCGGGCGTCTCCCAGAGCACCGTCAGCTACGTGCTCACCGGCTCCCGCCCGATCTCCGCCGCCACGCGCCGACGGGTCGAGGAGGCCATCGAGAAGCTCGGCTACCACCCGAACTCCGGGGCCCGCGCCCTGCGCTCGCGCCGCAGCGGGGTGATCGGGCTGATGGTGCCCGAGGCCTTTGGCAACGATGCGGTGCTGATGCGCTTCGTGGGTGCTATCGCCCGGGAGGCGCAGCGCTTCGGCTACGACATCCTGCTGGTCACCGCGCAGGAGGGCGCGCGCGGCATCCACCGCGTGGTGCGCACGGGCGTGTGCGAGGCGCTGATCCTCATGGAGCTCGGCCGGCACGACGAGCGCGTGGCGGCCGTGATCGAGGCCGGTCTGCCGTTCGTGCTGATCGGCAAACCGGTGGGCTTCCCCAACGGCAGCGTGGTGGACCTGGACTTCGAGCGCCTGGGCCGGATGGTCGTGGACCGCGCGGCCGACGAGGGCTGCGAGCGCCTGCTGCTGTTCGGCGAGCCCGGCCACCGCCGCCATCGCAACGACGTCTCCCGCTTCCTGCTCGGCATCGAGGAGCAGGCGCAGGGCAGGGGCCTCGAGGTCGTCCTCGACGCGGGCGACCTCCCGGACGTCCCCGCCCGCGCCCGCGAGCTCGCGCGCGGAGGCAGGCGCACGGCCGTGTTCGGCCTCAACGGCGTCACCGAGGTGCTCTTCGCGACCGCGGCGAGCGGCGCGCTCGCGGACCCGGAGCTGCTGCCCCTCGCGCTCACCGACGAGGACCTCGCGGCCATCAGTCCTCTGCTCGCACGGATCCCCCGGATCGATCCGCGACGCGTGGAGATCAGCGAGCTCGCGGTGCGCGAGCTCGTCCGCCTGCTGCGCGAGGACGGCGCCTCCCCGCGCGTGACGCTCGTGGAGCCGGAGTGGGTGGATCCGGATCGGGCGGGGCAGGAGCGGCCAGGGCAGGAGCGGCCGGGGCAGGACGGCGGCGAGCACGGCTCGACCCCCACGGGTTAG
- a CDS encoding Gfo/Idh/MocA family protein, whose amino-acid sequence MAQTGPGARGAGGLPVVVVGAGGMGRAWISTVLRSRDARLAGVADVIDGAAAGAVADLVPAGERDAVRTGTDALEVARAAGARAIIDVTIPAAHHAVTADALHAGYPVLGEKPCAATLAQALSLAGHAESTGRLFMISQSRRHNPHLREAARLAGELGGAGIVATRFSRAPRFGGFREEMAQPLIVDMAIHAFDAARVLVAGTPESVTAVSWNPAWSWYDGDAAASVTIRFDSGAVHTYEGSWCSPGRETSWNGEWSLSCPHGTVAWDGENPPSATREDGREVAGRAPAADALWELDSSLAAFCAALREGTTPESEVHENVWTQAIVEAAVRSAEDGRTVDLAEIMDEALTAARELDRSDGRSSALESWKTGSAGGGVV is encoded by the coding sequence ATGGCGCAGACGGGTCCCGGAGCGCGCGGCGCGGGCGGGCTGCCCGTGGTCGTCGTCGGCGCCGGCGGGATGGGCCGGGCGTGGATCTCCACCGTCCTGCGCTCGCGCGATGCGCGCCTGGCGGGCGTGGCGGACGTGATCGACGGGGCGGCGGCCGGCGCCGTCGCGGACCTCGTGCCGGCCGGCGAGCGCGATGCGGTCCGCACCGGCACAGACGCCCTCGAGGTCGCCCGTGCGGCCGGGGCGCGCGCGATCATCGACGTGACGATCCCCGCCGCCCACCACGCCGTGACGGCGGATGCGCTGCATGCCGGGTACCCGGTGCTCGGCGAGAAGCCGTGCGCGGCGACCCTCGCGCAGGCGCTCTCGCTCGCCGGGCACGCCGAGTCCACGGGCAGGCTGTTCATGATCTCCCAGTCGCGCCGCCACAACCCGCACCTGCGGGAGGCCGCCCGGCTCGCCGGCGAGCTGGGCGGCGCGGGCATCGTCGCCACCCGCTTCTCTCGCGCTCCGCGCTTCGGGGGCTTCCGCGAGGAGATGGCGCAGCCGCTGATCGTGGACATGGCCATCCACGCCTTCGACGCGGCCCGCGTGCTCGTCGCCGGCACCCCCGAGTCCGTCACCGCGGTGTCCTGGAACCCCGCGTGGAGCTGGTACGACGGTGACGCGGCGGCATCGGTCACGATCCGCTTCGACTCCGGCGCGGTGCACACCTACGAGGGCTCGTGGTGCTCGCCGGGGCGCGAGACCAGCTGGAACGGCGAGTGGTCGCTCAGCTGCCCGCACGGCACCGTCGCCTGGGACGGCGAGAACCCTCCGTCGGCCACGCGGGAGGATGGTCGTGAGGTCGCCGGCCGCGCCCCGGCGGCCGACGCCCTGTGGGAGCTCGACTCCTCGCTCGCCGCGTTCTGCGCGGCGCTGCGCGAGGGCACGACGCCCGAGTCGGAGGTGCACGAGAACGTCTGGACCCAGGCGATCGTCGAGGCGGCCGTCCGCTCCGCCGAGGACGGCCGCACCGTGGATCTCGCCGAGATCATGGACGAGGCGCTCACGGCGGCGCGGGAGCTGGATCGCTCCGACGGCCGCAGCAGCGCACTGGAGTCGTGGAAGACTGGGAGCGCAGGTGGCGGAGTCGTGTGA
- a CDS encoding ThuA domain-containing protein → MTTTAPASPTTARPLRVTVWGENRHEQRDARVRENYPEGMHAAIRDAVAENLGGSVTTRIALLDDPEHGLSEEVLAETDVLTWWGHMAHDEVSDEVAERVQRHVLAGMGLVVLHSGHWSKPFTRLMGTTCTLRWRNERDRELVWTVNPSHPIAAGVPHPIVIDEQEMYGEHFDIPVPDELVFVSSFSGGEVFRSGCCFRRGKGKIFYFSPGDQDYPVYQHPHVRRVIANGVDWARPATADREVPFLDRYPTDWFLTGDGGQGVGDAEAAGKGA, encoded by the coding sequence ATGACCACCACCGCCCCCGCTTCCCCGACGACCGCCCGCCCGCTGCGCGTGACCGTCTGGGGCGAGAACCGCCACGAGCAGCGCGACGCCCGTGTGCGCGAGAACTACCCCGAGGGCATGCACGCCGCCATCCGCGACGCCGTCGCCGAGAACCTCGGCGGGTCCGTGACCACCCGGATCGCCCTGCTGGACGATCCCGAGCACGGGCTCAGCGAGGAGGTGCTCGCCGAGACCGACGTGCTCACCTGGTGGGGCCACATGGCGCACGACGAGGTCAGCGACGAGGTCGCCGAGCGGGTCCAGCGCCACGTGCTCGCCGGCATGGGCCTCGTCGTGCTGCACTCCGGGCACTGGTCCAAGCCGTTCACGCGCCTGATGGGCACGACCTGCACCCTGCGCTGGCGCAACGAGCGCGACCGCGAGCTGGTGTGGACCGTGAACCCCTCGCACCCGATCGCCGCCGGCGTCCCGCACCCGATCGTCATCGACGAGCAGGAGATGTACGGCGAGCACTTCGACATCCCCGTGCCCGACGAGCTCGTGTTCGTCTCCTCCTTCAGCGGGGGCGAGGTGTTCCGCTCCGGCTGCTGCTTCCGTCGCGGCAAGGGCAAGATCTTCTACTTCTCCCCCGGCGACCAGGACTACCCGGTCTACCAGCACCCCCATGTGCGCCGGGTGATCGCCAACGGCGTGGACTGGGCGCGGCCCGCGACGGCGGACCGCGAGGTGCCCTTCCTGGACCGCTACCCCACCGACTGGTTCCTCACCGGCGACGGCGGCCAGGGCGTGGGCGACGCCGAGGCGGCGGGGAAGGGCGCGTGA
- a CDS encoding carbohydrate ABC transporter permease — MTASTAPRTSPAPARRGARAPRGLVHTGIGIVLVAIMLFPVYWMVNASLAPQGNSLNTGLLPLHPDVGGYARAFADQGQNLLTSLVVAVGAAILSLVIAAPCAYALAQFRIRGTAVLVFLVLISQMIPGIVIANALYTAYTPLGLINSVPGLILADATQGIPFSILIMRAYLETFPTSIVEAARVDGCGHLRAFVSIVLPVSRNSLITAGIFSFLFAWSDFLMALTLTTGETIRPVTLGLYTYIGTNDTDWSAVMATAVMSSVPAVVLMIAAQKYIAAGATGGAVK; from the coding sequence ATGACCGCTTCCACCGCACCCCGCACCTCCCCCGCCCCGGCGCGACGAGGCGCCCGCGCCCCGCGCGGCCTGGTCCACACCGGCATCGGCATCGTGCTCGTCGCGATCATGCTGTTCCCCGTCTACTGGATGGTGAACGCCTCGCTCGCCCCGCAGGGCAACAGCCTGAACACGGGCCTGCTGCCCCTGCATCCCGATGTCGGCGGGTACGCCCGCGCGTTCGCCGACCAGGGCCAGAACCTGCTGACCTCGCTCGTGGTGGCCGTGGGCGCGGCGATCCTCTCGCTGGTCATCGCCGCCCCGTGCGCCTACGCGCTCGCCCAGTTCCGCATCCGCGGCACCGCGGTGCTCGTGTTCCTGGTGCTGATCAGCCAGATGATCCCGGGCATCGTGATCGCGAACGCCCTCTACACGGCGTACACGCCGCTGGGCCTGATCAACTCGGTCCCCGGGCTGATCCTGGCCGATGCGACCCAGGGGATCCCCTTCTCGATCCTCATCATGCGCGCCTACCTCGAGACGTTCCCGACCTCGATCGTCGAGGCCGCGCGCGTGGACGGCTGCGGCCACCTGCGCGCCTTCGTCTCGATCGTCCTGCCGGTGAGCCGGAACTCGCTGATCACCGCGGGGATCTTCTCGTTCCTCTTCGCGTGGAGCGACTTCCTGATGGCGTTGACGCTGACCACCGGCGAGACCATCCGCCCGGTCACCCTGGGGCTCTACACGTACATCGGCACCAACGACACCGACTGGAGCGCCGTGATGGCCACGGCCGTGATGTCCTCCGTCCCCGCCGTGGTGCTGATGATCGCGGCCCAGAAGTACATCGCCGCGGGCGCCACCGGAGGCGCCGTGAAGTGA
- a CDS encoding carbohydrate ABC transporter permease, with protein MTSTSTASSADGLASVGPRDGRPAPRAGTADGAPAARPGRRRRRGGEGLLVRYAFIAPAVLYLLLFYGYPIVKNVVMSFQAYDFSTFFNGSAPFVGLDNYATALSNPIFLKALANTGLFTVGSIIGQFVIGLGLSLYFRKHFPLSGVLRSLLLLPWLLPMIVSAAVWRWILEQDSGVLNRFLESIGLISEPIGWLTSSDTALVAVIMVNIWLGIPFNVALLYSGLQAIPEELYEAGQLDGATGWKAFRHITLPLLRPVVSVVLLLGVIYTIKVLDLIIGLTGGGPANATQTLATRSYELSFLEFDFGQGAALSNVLILIALLFSVVYLRANARAAKNG; from the coding sequence ATGACCAGCACATCCACCGCTTCCAGCGCCGACGGGCTCGCCTCCGTCGGCCCCCGCGACGGCCGCCCCGCACCCCGCGCCGGCACCGCCGACGGCGCGCCGGCCGCGCGCCCCGGACGGCGTCGACGACGGGGCGGAGAGGGACTCCTGGTGCGCTATGCCTTCATCGCGCCGGCGGTCCTCTACCTGCTCCTGTTCTACGGGTACCCGATCGTCAAGAACGTCGTCATGAGCTTCCAGGCCTACGACTTCTCGACGTTCTTCAACGGCAGCGCCCCGTTCGTCGGCCTCGACAACTACGCGACCGCGCTGTCGAACCCGATCTTCCTCAAGGCCCTCGCGAACACGGGCCTGTTCACCGTGGGCTCGATCATCGGCCAGTTCGTCATCGGGCTGGGCCTCTCGCTCTACTTCCGCAAGCACTTCCCGCTCTCCGGCGTGCTGCGATCGCTCCTGCTGCTGCCGTGGCTGCTGCCGATGATCGTCTCCGCGGCGGTGTGGCGGTGGATCCTCGAGCAGGACAGCGGGGTGCTGAACCGCTTCCTCGAGTCCATCGGCCTGATCTCCGAGCCCATCGGCTGGCTGACCAGCTCCGACACGGCGCTGGTCGCCGTGATCATGGTGAACATCTGGCTGGGGATCCCCTTCAACGTGGCGCTGCTGTACAGCGGGCTGCAGGCGATCCCGGAGGAGCTCTACGAGGCGGGCCAGCTCGACGGCGCGACCGGCTGGAAGGCCTTCCGCCACATCACGCTGCCGCTGCTGCGGCCCGTGGTCAGCGTGGTGCTGCTGCTGGGGGTCATCTACACGATCAAGGTGCTGGACCTGATCATCGGCCTCACCGGCGGCGGCCCGGCGAACGCGACGCAGACGCTCGCGACCCGCAGCTACGAGCTCAGCTTCCTCGAGTTCGACTTCGGCCAGGGCGCCGCGCTCAGCAACGTCCTGATCCTCATCGCCCTGCTCTTCTCCGTCGTCTACCTGCGGGCGAACGCGCGCGCCGCGAAGAACGGATGA
- a CDS encoding extracellular solute-binding protein produces the protein MPTAPRPPSASRPPADRGDDRVPRLIDAARTARAAQPVLSRRRLGALLAPAALASTAALGLAGCGSSSSSDPTSLRIVDYYNTPADDVVIEETFTKSAKDLGLTFSREKVPGDQLIPKVLQMGSSKTLPDILMLDNPDLPQLAASGALAPLEQYGFSTEGFTPSIADLGMLDGTLYAIAPTVNTIALFFNVPMLEKAGIDPPTTWEETREAARVLTGDGTYGIAFSAIATYEGTFQFMPFMWSNGGDEKDLATPEVAGAAEFWSQLLQDGSASRSVVNWGQGDAMDQFKAGKAAMVVNGPWNIAGLTADTPDLEWDVVTLPVPRSGAESIAPLGGEVWTVPVTGDEEKQRNAAKLLKSFVAPENQLRMGTARSTIPGHAATAEQFASEHPDLATFVEQVSTARARTGELGPEWPRTAKAIYTANQEVLVDDTDPAKAFDEAARTVS, from the coding sequence GTGCCCACCGCTCCCCGTCCGCCCTCCGCTTCCCGTCCGCCCGCCGATCGCGGCGACGATCGCGTCCCGCGCCTCATCGACGCCGCACGCACCGCGCGCGCCGCGCAGCCCGTGCTCTCCCGTCGCCGTCTCGGCGCGCTCCTCGCGCCGGCCGCGCTCGCCTCCACCGCTGCCCTCGGCCTCGCGGGCTGCGGATCCTCGTCCTCCTCGGACCCGACGTCCCTGCGGATCGTCGACTACTACAACACCCCGGCCGACGACGTGGTCATCGAGGAGACCTTCACGAAGAGCGCGAAGGACCTGGGGCTCACCTTCAGCCGCGAGAAGGTGCCCGGAGACCAGCTCATCCCCAAGGTCCTGCAGATGGGGTCCTCGAAGACGCTCCCGGACATCCTCATGCTCGACAACCCGGACCTGCCGCAGCTCGCGGCCTCCGGCGCCCTCGCACCGCTCGAGCAGTACGGATTCTCGACCGAGGGGTTCACACCGTCGATCGCCGACCTCGGGATGCTCGACGGGACGCTGTACGCGATCGCCCCCACGGTCAACACGATCGCCCTGTTCTTCAACGTGCCGATGCTCGAGAAGGCCGGGATCGATCCGCCCACCACCTGGGAGGAGACCCGGGAGGCCGCCCGCGTTCTCACCGGCGACGGCACCTATGGGATCGCGTTCTCGGCGATCGCCACCTACGAGGGCACGTTCCAGTTCATGCCGTTCATGTGGTCCAACGGCGGCGACGAGAAGGACCTGGCGACCCCCGAGGTCGCGGGCGCCGCGGAGTTCTGGTCCCAGCTCCTGCAGGACGGCTCCGCCTCCCGCTCCGTCGTCAACTGGGGGCAGGGCGATGCGATGGACCAGTTCAAGGCCGGGAAGGCCGCGATGGTCGTCAACGGCCCGTGGAACATCGCGGGTCTGACGGCCGACACCCCCGATCTGGAGTGGGACGTGGTCACGCTCCCGGTCCCCCGCTCCGGCGCGGAGTCGATCGCGCCGCTCGGCGGGGAGGTCTGGACGGTCCCCGTGACCGGCGACGAGGAGAAGCAGCGCAACGCGGCGAAGCTCCTGAAATCCTTCGTCGCCCCGGAGAACCAGCTGCGGATGGGCACCGCCCGCAGCACGATCCCCGGCCACGCCGCGACCGCCGAGCAGTTCGCGAGCGAGCACCCCGACCTCGCGACCTTCGTCGAGCAGGTCTCCACCGCCCGCGCCCGCACCGGCGAGCTCGGGCCCGAGTGGCCGCGCACCGCCAAGGCGATCTACACCGCGAACCAGGAGGTCCTGGTCGACGACACCGATCCGGCGAAGGCCTTCGACGAGGCCGCCCGGACCGTGAGCTGA
- a CDS encoding MFS transporter, translating into MTASSSEASPGAPAPSPVADSPVARSAIRKVSVRLVPFVALMFFINYLDRTAIGFASPNGMNDDLVLSAAQFGFASGVFFIGYILLEIPSNLALHRFGARIWLARIMISWGVVAVAFTWVQGFTSLTVLRFLLGVAEAGFFPGAILFLSLWVPSAYRGRILMLFYLAQPLTTVIGAPLAGLLIQQHGLFGLAGWRVMFLGVGLPAIIIGIAALFYLKDRPADAKWLTREEQEWLTDSLRAESGAKSEGAGHVPARFAFRSGRVWMLSIIYFGFIYGLYALAFFLPTIIEGFQDQSGQSFGVLAKGLITAIPYLPAAIVMYFWSRHASRNGLKSWHIAVPALVGGVSIPLALYAGSPALTIAVITVTACAIFAALPNFWTLPTQFLTGAAAAAGVALINTLGNLGGFSAPYITGAVHDWTGGYEAPMFLVGFFMLLSALLMVVLARSTRARGTAGTTGADGAALVSSEKG; encoded by the coding sequence GTGACCGCTTCCTCCTCCGAGGCATCGCCCGGAGCGCCCGCACCCTCGCCCGTCGCCGATTCGCCCGTCGCCCGATCGGCGATCCGCAAGGTGTCGGTGCGCCTGGTCCCGTTCGTCGCGCTGATGTTCTTCATCAACTACCTGGACCGCACGGCCATCGGCTTCGCCTCCCCCAACGGCATGAACGACGACCTCGTCCTCTCCGCGGCGCAGTTCGGCTTCGCCTCCGGGGTGTTCTTCATCGGCTACATCCTGCTGGAGATCCCCTCCAACCTGGCCCTCCACCGTTTCGGCGCGCGCATCTGGCTGGCCCGCATCATGATCAGCTGGGGCGTCGTCGCGGTCGCTTTCACCTGGGTGCAGGGCTTCACCTCGCTCACGGTGCTGCGGTTCCTGCTGGGCGTCGCCGAGGCCGGCTTCTTCCCCGGCGCGATCCTGTTCCTGAGCCTGTGGGTGCCCTCGGCGTACCGCGGACGCATCCTCATGCTCTTCTACCTCGCGCAGCCGCTGACCACGGTGATCGGCGCCCCGCTCGCGGGTCTGCTGATCCAGCAGCACGGGCTGTTCGGCCTCGCGGGCTGGCGCGTGATGTTCCTGGGCGTGGGTCTGCCCGCGATCATCATCGGCATCGCCGCGCTCTTCTACCTCAAGGACAGGCCGGCCGACGCGAAGTGGCTGACCCGCGAGGAGCAGGAGTGGCTCACCGACTCCCTGCGCGCCGAATCGGGCGCGAAGAGCGAGGGCGCGGGGCACGTCCCGGCGCGCTTCGCCTTCCGCAGCGGACGCGTGTGGATGCTGTCGATCATCTACTTCGGCTTCATCTACGGCCTCTACGCGCTCGCGTTCTTCCTGCCCACGATCATCGAGGGCTTCCAGGACCAGTCGGGCCAGTCCTTCGGGGTGCTCGCCAAGGGCCTGATCACCGCGATCCCCTACCTTCCCGCCGCGATCGTCATGTACTTCTGGTCGCGCCACGCGAGCCGCAACGGCCTGAAGTCCTGGCACATCGCCGTGCCCGCCCTGGTGGGCGGGGTCTCGATCCCGCTCGCGCTGTACGCGGGGTCGCCGGCGCTGACGATCGCGGTCATCACGGTCACCGCCTGCGCGATCTTCGCGGCGCTGCCGAACTTCTGGACGCTGCCCACCCAGTTCCTCACCGGCGCCGCGGCGGCCGCGGGCGTCGCGCTCATCAACACGCTCGGCAACCTCGGCGGCTTCAGCGCCCCGTACATCACCGGCGCGGTCCACGACTGGACCGGAGGCTACGAGGCGCCCATGTTCCTGGTCGGCTTCTTCATGCTGCTCTCGGCACTGCTCATGGTGGTGCTGGCGCGCAGCACACGGGCGCGGGGCACCGCTGGGACGACAGGGGCCGACGGCGCCGCCCTCGTCTCCTCCGAGAAGGGCTGA